In Fibrobacter sp. UWB10, a single window of DNA contains:
- a CDS encoding SDR family oxidoreductase yields the protein MKSFENKVVVVTGGAHGIGATVVSEFEKEGAKVAYIDIRENPCFVGDLSKKDVLEKFAQFVIEKYGHVDVLVNNALPLMKGIDECSYEEFSYALAVGVTAPFYLAKLFAPHFGSGASIINISSSRDRMSQPQTESYTAAKGGIAALTHALAVSFAGRVRVNSISPGWIDTDFKIYEGPDATQQPAGRVGNPLDIANMVLYLASDKAGFITGENICIDGGMTRQMIYHNDCGWKFEG from the coding sequence ATGAAATCGTTTGAAAATAAAGTGGTCGTGGTGACGGGCGGGGCGCACGGGATTGGTGCGACTGTCGTGAGTGAATTCGAGAAAGAGGGCGCGAAAGTCGCCTACATCGACATTCGCGAGAATCCCTGTTTTGTGGGGGACCTTTCAAAGAAGGATGTCCTCGAAAAATTTGCGCAGTTCGTCATCGAGAAATATGGCCATGTGGATGTGTTGGTGAATAACGCGCTCCCGCTGATGAAGGGCATTGACGAATGTAGCTACGAGGAATTCAGCTATGCGTTGGCGGTCGGCGTGACGGCTCCGTTCTACCTCGCGAAACTTTTCGCGCCGCATTTTGGGTCGGGCGCGAGCATTATAAACATTTCTTCAAGTCGCGACCGCATGAGCCAACCGCAAACAGAAAGCTATACGGCGGCGAAGGGCGGGATTGCAGCGCTCACGCATGCGCTGGCCGTGAGTTTTGCGGGCCGCGTGCGCGTGAATTCCATTTCGCCGGGCTGGATCGATACGGATTTCAAGATCTACGAAGGCCCCGATGCTACGCAGCAGCCCGCAGGCCGCGTCGGCAACCCGCTCGACATCGCGAACATGGTACTTTATCTCGCGAGCGACAAGGCCGGATTCATTACTGGCGAAAACATCTGCATCGACGGCGGCATGACCCGCCAGATGATTTACCACAACGATTGTGGCTGGAAATTTGAAGGGTGA
- a CDS encoding multidrug efflux SMR transporter: protein MLNYLFLILAIVMEAAGTTLLKFSEQFTKLVPSIFSLLCYVASLYPLSLCLRTIPIGIAYATWSALGIALITLSGMFFFKQTPDLGAIIGLLLIISGVAVLNLFSKMEIH, encoded by the coding sequence ATGCTCAATTATCTTTTCTTGATTCTAGCAATCGTCATGGAGGCGGCGGGGACAACGCTCCTTAAATTTTCGGAACAGTTCACGAAACTGGTTCCGAGCATCTTTTCGCTGCTGTGCTATGTGGCATCGCTGTACCCGCTCAGCCTTTGCCTGCGCACGATTCCTATCGGCATCGCATACGCCACCTGGTCGGCGCTCGGCATTGCGCTCATTACGCTGAGCGGTATGTTCTTTTTCAAGCAGACACCTGACCTAGGCGCCATTATCGGGCTTTTGCTGATTATCAGCGGTGTCGCCGTGCTGAATTTATTCTCCAAGATGGAGATTCATTAG
- a CDS encoding fibrobacter succinogenes major paralogous domain-containing protein, which yields MKKFSIVRWVAEVGFVSLLGACSSESVIANSVDSVNSSSSEAIISSSSEVPPSSSSVQEPFNPSDYRTCDEKYEGKFLMYQYTKVLDVMGTSFIIATDFYKCESGKWSEPITNANPWMEKIGGDAIDRNVIDGDVVRVAPDEWVCSAENEGLVQSWSYMYAANHAPGRTPTYYARCEQGDWVLCEPESSSSSSEKSSSSVVESSSSVEESSSSEVTPESSSSSADVQSSSSEAESSSSSSEDKVDCSALLEGETGWSWDVPKECRFNPDIDYGSMTDERDGKTYKTVKIGDQTWMAENLNYYDASDLNVKEKSWCFGKKDNGDSSTCDVAGRLYTWAAAIDSVKLATDTKNPQDCGDGKKCALPDTVYGICPPGWHLPSKAEFGTLLTVMGGQSTASNVLKSQSGWAESKNGADAFGFTALPVGGWAPLYGFYLAGNGAYFWSATGFDADYAEHLGIDYDKEKTFLDFAYKHGGSSVRCLKNN from the coding sequence ATGAAAAAGTTTTCTATTGTGCGTTGGGTGGCTGAAGTCGGATTCGTTTCTTTATTGGGCGCCTGCAGTTCTGAATCCGTTATTGCAAATTCCGTGGATTCTGTGAATTCGTCTTCTTCTGAGGCAATCATTTCAAGTTCCTCGGAAGTGCCTCCCTCAAGTTCTTCTGTGCAAGAACCCTTTAATCCGAGTGATTATCGCACCTGTGATGAAAAGTACGAAGGCAAATTCTTAATGTATCAGTACACGAAAGTGCTAGATGTCATGGGTACGTCTTTTATAATCGCAACAGATTTTTATAAATGTGAAAGTGGTAAATGGTCTGAACCTATTACAAACGCAAACCCATGGATGGAAAAAATTGGTGGCGATGCGATTGATCGCAATGTGATTGATGGTGATGTGGTTCGCGTTGCTCCAGATGAATGGGTATGCAGTGCTGAAAATGAAGGCTTGGTGCAGTCATGGTCGTATATGTATGCGGCGAATCATGCACCAGGGCGTACGCCAACTTATTATGCTAGGTGTGAACAGGGGGACTGGGTTTTATGCGAACCGGAAAGTTCGTCAAGCAGCAGTGAAAAGTCGAGTAGCAGTGTTGTGGAGTCTTCGTCTAGCGTCGAGGAATCGTCTTCTTCTGAAGTGACGCCGGAGTCTAGTAGCAGTTCTGCTGATGTGCAGTCTAGCTCTAGCGAAGCGGAGTCAAGTTCCAGTAGTAGCGAGGACAAGGTAGATTGTTCGGCACTTCTGGAAGGAGAAACGGGTTGGAGCTGGGATGTACCGAAGGAATGCCGTTTTAACCCTGATATTGACTACGGCTCCATGACCGATGAACGTGATGGCAAAACATATAAGACGGTGAAGATTGGTGACCAAACTTGGATGGCCGAAAACCTGAATTACTATGATGCCTCGGATTTAAATGTGAAGGAAAAGAGTTGGTGCTTTGGAAAGAAGGACAACGGGGATAGCTCTACCTGCGATGTGGCTGGCCGCCTTTACACCTGGGCTGCTGCAATCGATTCCGTAAAACTGGCGACCGATACCAAGAATCCGCAGGATTGCGGCGATGGCAAAAAATGCGCCTTGCCCGACACTGTGTACGGGATTTGTCCGCCGGGCTGGCACTTGCCGAGCAAGGCGGAGTTTGGAACCCTGCTCACGGTGATGGGCGGGCAATCTACCGCAAGCAATGTCCTCAAATCCCAGAGCGGCTGGGCCGAAAGCAAAAATGGTGCAGATGCATTCGGCTTTACTGCATTGCCCGTCGGCGGATGGGCTCCACTCTATGGTTTCTATCTCGCGGGCAATGGGGCCTACTTCTGGAGTGCCACAGGATTCGATGCCGACTATGCCGAACACCTGGGCATAGACTATGATAAAGAGAAAACGTTCCTGGACTTCGCCTACAAGCACGGCGGGAGTTCCGTCCGTTGCCTCAAGAACAATTAG
- a CDS encoding alpha/beta hydrolase, translating to MKPLVIYVHGKGGNADEALHYKSLFPDADVRGFDYKAETPWDAKKEFPVYFDSVAAGYGEVTLVANSIGAFFSMNALGDKLIKQTYFISPMVNLEKLICNMMMWAGVSEEELREKKTVPTNFGETLSWEYLCYVRENPIEWHIPTRILYGSNDNLTSLETMREFAQKIGAPLTVMDGGEHWFHTAEQMAFLDKWMLNC from the coding sequence ATGAAACCCCTTGTCATTTACGTGCACGGAAAGGGCGGGAACGCCGACGAGGCGCTGCATTACAAGAGCCTGTTCCCTGATGCCGATGTTCGCGGCTTCGATTACAAGGCGGAAACCCCGTGGGATGCCAAGAAGGAATTCCCGGTATATTTTGATTCTGTCGCGGCGGGCTACGGCGAAGTGACTCTTGTTGCGAATAGCATCGGGGCGTTCTTCTCGATGAATGCGCTGGGCGACAAGCTCATCAAGCAGACCTATTTTATTTCGCCGATGGTCAACTTGGAAAAGCTCATTTGCAACATGATGATGTGGGCGGGGGTCTCCGAAGAGGAACTTCGCGAAAAGAAAACCGTGCCCACGAATTTCGGCGAAACGCTTTCATGGGAATACCTGTGCTACGTGCGTGAAAATCCGATCGAGTGGCACATCCCGACGAGAATTCTGTACGGTTCGAACGACAACCTGACCTCGCTAGAAACGATGCGCGAATTCGCCCAGAAAATCGGTGCTCCCTTGACCGTAATGGACGGCGGCGAACACTGGTTCCACACCGCCGAACAAATGGCCTTTCTGGACAAGTGGATGCTAAATTGTTAA
- a CDS encoding ATP-binding protein, with the protein MEREILKNFIEWMSEPGRKPLVVTGVRQCGKTYAIKDFGNRFFENLAYFNFEGNTALQSIFEYDFDVARIVMELERYSKQKITDGKTLVFFDEIQACPKAITSLKYFCEDRSGLHVIAAGSLLGVVIRKSEISFPVGKVERLQMFPMSFEEFLMAIDDGRSLLEGLSNYDLRRALPEMYTIPLQNYLKLYYVVGGMPAAVASFVQENDFEKVDRILKNILLDYGDDFSKHAPPSDIPKLGLIWDSVPKQLAKDNNKFMFSHVKAGKRAADLEDALQWLFNAGLLHKLECVTNAELPLSNNANGTVFKVYMSDVGLLRVKSGIDASTILEETPLYATFKGAFTENYVMNELVKQGLHPYFWRSENKAELDFLIEIKNELMPVEVKAEEHTKAKSYGVFCKRFSPKKGFVLSQKNIAVTNDGQTETLHLPLYLCGKMFR; encoded by the coding sequence ATGGAACGCGAAATACTGAAAAATTTCATAGAATGGATGTCTGAGCCTGGGCGTAAGCCGTTGGTGGTGACCGGGGTGCGTCAGTGCGGAAAAACCTACGCAATCAAGGATTTTGGGAACCGTTTTTTTGAAAATTTGGCGTATTTCAATTTCGAGGGAAATACTGCCCTGCAGTCCATCTTCGAGTACGATTTCGATGTCGCTCGCATTGTGATGGAACTGGAGCGCTATTCTAAGCAGAAAATTACGGATGGGAAGACGCTTGTCTTTTTCGACGAAATCCAGGCGTGCCCCAAGGCCATAACGAGCCTGAAGTATTTCTGCGAAGATCGTTCTGGGCTTCATGTGATTGCTGCAGGATCTCTCCTGGGAGTGGTTATCCGCAAGTCGGAAATTTCTTTCCCCGTGGGGAAGGTGGAACGTCTGCAGATGTTCCCCATGAGTTTTGAGGAATTCTTGATGGCGATTGATGACGGCCGGTCCCTACTCGAAGGTCTTTCGAACTATGACCTGCGTCGTGCGCTACCGGAAATGTACACCATTCCGTTACAGAATTATCTGAAACTTTATTATGTTGTCGGCGGTATGCCCGCTGCGGTAGCGTCGTTTGTACAGGAAAATGATTTTGAAAAAGTGGACCGAATTCTGAAAAACATTCTCTTGGATTATGGAGATGATTTTTCAAAGCATGCTCCTCCATCGGATATACCGAAACTTGGGCTTATCTGGGATTCCGTCCCCAAGCAACTGGCAAAGGACAACAACAAGTTTATGTTCTCGCATGTGAAGGCGGGCAAGCGTGCTGCTGATTTGGAAGATGCACTGCAATGGCTTTTTAATGCGGGACTTTTGCACAAACTAGAATGTGTGACGAATGCGGAACTGCCGCTATCGAACAATGCTAACGGCACGGTTTTCAAGGTCTATATGAGCGATGTCGGGTTGTTGCGTGTGAAGTCTGGAATTGACGCCAGCACGATTCTTGAAGAAACACCGCTGTACGCAACGTTCAAGGGTGCGTTTACGGAAAACTATGTAATGAATGAACTTGTGAAGCAGGGGCTGCACCCTTATTTCTGGCGGTCCGAGAACAAGGCTGAACTCGATTTTCTGATTGAGATTAAAAATGAGTTGATGCCGGTTGAAGTCAAGGCGGAAGAACACACGAAAGCGAAAAGCTATGGCGTCTTTTGCAAGAGATTTTCGCCTAAGAAAGGATTCGTACTTTCGCAAAAGAATATCGCCGTGACGAATGACGGACAAACGGAAACATTGCATTTACCGCTTTACCTGTGCGGAAAGATGTTTCGTTGA
- a CDS encoding fibrobacter succinogenes major paralogous domain-containing protein, with amino-acid sequence MKKILDLSSWRTALGNLLPSAHGHQGGSRKAAIGFMLIVAFAVVGCDDSSSASAGPNDEPAVESSSAAEHSSSSSSAQKNSSSSEKAKSSSSKEENVAEESSSSVKSESSPSVEKTLSSSSSTDVLSSSSETVVKSCSSEGVLSSSSQIDWKWDLPKEAYLNPEIEYDSITDARDGKVYKTVKIGDQIWMAENLNFDPGQGGSGENKYDWSWCFLNDAKNCDVIGRFYTWAAAIDSVKLANDVDNPQDCGYDKTCTLPDTVYGVCPPGWHLPDSTEWEVLFLTVGGQSVAGKVLKSQVGWKDNGYNNGNGSDAVGFSALPAGNGQVGGKFYRYGGNALFWSAFEIDSTYAGDVNLNYLDEYAGVAGHNKINAMSVRCVKD; translated from the coding sequence ATGAAGAAGATTCTTGATCTGTCATCTTGGCGGACAGCACTTGGCAACTTGTTGCCTAGTGCGCATGGCCACCAAGGTGGGAGCCGCAAGGCGGCGATAGGATTCATGCTTATTGTGGCGTTTGCTGTTGTCGGGTGCGACGATAGTTCGTCGGCGTCTGCAGGGCCGAATGATGAACCGGCTGTAGAGTCTTCTTCTGCTGCTGAGCACAGCTCGTCGAGTTCTAGTGCCCAGAAGAATTCGTCCAGCAGTGAAAAGGCGAAGTCTTCGTCTTCGAAAGAAGAGAATGTTGCTGAAGAATCGTCGAGTTCGGTAAAGTCGGAATCTTCGCCTTCTGTTGAGAAGACTCTGTCGAGTAGCAGTTCTACTGATGTGCTGTCTAGTTCTAGCGAAACTGTGGTGAAATCCTGTAGTAGTGAGGGTGTGTTGTCGTCAAGTTCTCAGATTGACTGGAAATGGGATTTGCCGAAAGAGGCTTACCTGAATCCGGAAATAGAGTATGATTCTATTACGGACGCTCGTGATGGTAAAGTGTATAAGACTGTAAAAATTGGTGACCAAATATGGATGGCCGAGAACTTGAACTTTGACCCTGGTCAGGGTGGTTCGGGAGAGAATAAATATGACTGGTCTTGGTGTTTTCTTAATGATGCTAAAAACTGCGATGTGATCGGTCGCTTTTACACATGGGCGGCGGCAATTGACTCAGTGAAATTGGCTAACGATGTGGACAACCCGCAGGATTGCGGCTATGACAAAACCTGTACCTTGCCCGATACGGTGTACGGAGTTTGTCCGCCGGGTTGGCACTTGCCTGATTCAACAGAATGGGAAGTCTTATTTTTGACTGTTGGTGGTCAATCAGTAGCCGGCAAGGTGCTCAAGTCTCAGGTTGGTTGGAAAGATAATGGATATAATAATGGAAATGGTTCGGATGCTGTAGGATTCTCTGCGTTGCCAGCTGGCAATGGACAAGTCGGTGGTAAATTCTATCGTTATGGTGGTAACGCCCTTTTTTGGAGTGCCTTCGAAATCGATTCTACCTATGCAGGTGATGTGAACTTGAACTACCTTGATGAGTATGCAGGTGTGGCCGGCCATAATAAAATCAATGCGATGTCTGTCCGTTGCGTAAAGGACTAG
- a CDS encoding BrnA antitoxin family protein, whose product MKKEYDFASMKAMKNPYAAALKKQITIRLNSSTIEYFKNMAKEVGIPYQTLIDSYLTDCAQCKRKLTMHWK is encoded by the coding sequence ATGAAAAAGGAATACGATTTTGCAAGCATGAAGGCGATGAAAAATCCTTATGCTGCCGCATTGAAAAAGCAGATTACAATCCGTCTGAATTCGAGTACTATTGAGTACTTCAAGAATATGGCGAAAGAGGTCGGCATTCCCTACCAGACCCTTATTGACTCTTATTTGACGGATTGCGCCCAGTGCAAACGCAAACTGACCATGCATTGGAAGTAA
- a CDS encoding fibrobacter succinogenes major paralogous domain-containing protein — MKKFILAMGLVAFAFVGCDDSSSASAGQNDEPGVESSSSVKQGESSSSVIPGGDPESSSGKAKSSSSSVVDPLTVVMGVMIDSRGGQTYKTVTIGTQVWMAENLNYETTNSYCYDDDPSNCSKYGRLYTWAAATTACPIGWHLPSDDEWNTLFTAVGGDSIAGKMLKSAGGWNDNHGASGNGTDTYAFSALPAGVRIYGDWGYDYEGTVVHFWSSSTEGGFDGVYNVLMGYGYDDADLDYTDKYNGYSVRCLKDYSDAPMQSSSSVKSSSSVKSSSSSAKFSSSSAKSSSSLAKSSSSESSSSVSEVSSSSLKDFDWSLPKETYLNPEIKYDSVTDTRDGKVYRTVKIGEQTWMAENLNFDPGQGGSGEDKYDWSWCYNDEPANCDVTGRFYTWAAAIDSVKLANDADNPLECGYDKFCNLTGTVQGICPTGWHLPSRTEWDVLFTAVGGQSSAGKVLKSQSGWYKNNGTDAFGFSALPAGLWNHAFNYDGWLAYFWCSTENDRSRACAAAMDYYHTDASLGNSTKYYGFSVRCVKDE; from the coding sequence ATGAAAAAGTTTATTCTTGCGATGGGTTTGGTGGCATTTGCGTTTGTCGGATGCGATGATAGTTCGTCAGCATCGGCAGGGCAGAATGATGAACCGGGTGTAGAATCGTCTTCTTCGGTTAAGCAAGGCGAATCATCCTCCTCCGTCATTCCGGGTGGCGACCCGGAATCTAGCAGTGGAAAGGCGAAGAGTTCGTCATCGAGTGTTGTTGATCCATTGACTGTAGTTATGGGGGTGATGATCGACTCCCGCGGTGGCCAGACCTACAAGACTGTTACCATCGGCACGCAGGTTTGGATGGCGGAAAACCTGAACTATGAAACGACGAACTCTTACTGCTATGACGACGATCCTTCCAACTGCTCCAAGTACGGTCGCCTTTACACATGGGCTGCTGCGACAACAGCTTGTCCCATTGGTTGGCACTTGCCCAGCGACGATGAATGGAATACGCTTTTCACAGCGGTTGGCGGAGATTCAATAGCGGGCAAGATGCTCAAGTCCGCCGGCGGCTGGAATGATAATCACGGGGCAAGTGGCAACGGCACGGACACCTATGCGTTCTCGGCGTTGCCTGCTGGCGTCAGAATCTACGGTGATTGGGGTTACGACTACGAGGGCACCGTCGTGCACTTCTGGAGTAGTTCTACGGAGGGCGGATTCGATGGCGTGTACAACGTGCTCATGGGCTACGGCTACGATGATGCGGACCTGGACTATACCGATAAGTACAACGGGTATTCCGTCCGTTGTCTCAAGGACTATTCGGATGCCCCAATGCAGTCCAGTAGTAGTGTAAAATCAAGTAGTTCAGTCAAATCCAGCAGCAGTTCCGCGAAGTTTAGTAGTAGTTCAGCCAAATCCAGTAGCAGTTTGGCAAAGTCTAGTAGTAGCGAGTCTAGCAGCAGTGTAAGCGAAGTATCATCAAGTTCTTTGAAAGACTTTGATTGGAGTTTACCCAAAGAGACTTACTTGAATCCTGAAATAAAGTATGATTCTGTTACGGACACTCGTGATGGCAAGGTTTACAGGACGGTTAAAATTGGTGAACAAACCTGGATGGCGGAAAACCTGAACTTTGACCCTGGTCAGGGAGGCTCGGGTGAGGATAAATATGATTGGTCCTGGTGCTACAACGATGAACCTGCAAACTGTGATGTGACAGGTCGATTTTACACCTGGGCCGCGGCGATTGACTCGGTGAAACTAGCAAATGATGCCGATAATCCGCTTGAATGCGGTTACGACAAATTTTGCAATCTGACCGGCACGGTGCAGGGCATTTGCCCCACGGGCTGGCACTTGCCATCGCGAACGGAATGGGATGTCCTGTTCACGGCAGTGGGCGGCCAATCCAGTGCGGGCAAGGTTCTCAAGTCGCAGAGTGGCTGGTATAAGAACAATGGTACGGATGCGTTTGGTTTTTCTGCGTTGCCTGCTGGCTTATGGAATCATGCTTTCAATTATGACGGCTGGCTTGCGTATTTTTGGTGCTCAACTGAGAACGATCGCTCCCGCGCGTGTGCCGCGGCCATGGACTACTACCACACGGATGCGAGCCTGGGCAACTCCACTAAGTACTACGGGTTTTCAGTCCGTTGCGTAAAGGACGAATAA
- a CDS encoding DUF2442 domain-containing protein has protein sequence MDRPNLSEKDVKRVWVEDDAICVELKDGRIGWELIRDYEPLRKATRKQLENCRVDCDGVCFDDLDEGLELSNFFFPEKLDD, from the coding sequence ATGGATAGACCAAACCTATCAGAAAAAGATGTAAAAAGAGTTTGGGTAGAGGACGATGCAATTTGTGTTGAACTCAAAGATGGTCGAATTGGGTGGGAACTCATCCGCGATTATGAACCGCTGAGAAAAGCTACTCGAAAACAGCTGGAAAACTGTCGCGTTGATTGCGATGGTGTGTGTTTTGATGATCTTGATGAAGGTTTGGAACTTTCGAACTTCTTTTTTCCAGAAAAACTTGACGACTAA
- a CDS encoding helix-turn-helix transcriptional regulator gives MLAVVKRPRIEIRAKHIPAPLVRFLKNTYKPENVIVSDEDVAVPFEESEWFKSLETTPGEMIVANRDLRNWSQVTLAEKLGIQVQNLCAMENGRRTVSRKMAVKLGEIFGTDPAAFFDFGK, from the coding sequence ATGCTGGCAGTCGTGAAAAGGCCCCGTATTGAAATCAGGGCGAAACATATCCCCGCTCCGCTTGTCCGGTTTTTGAAGAATACCTATAAACCGGAGAATGTAATCGTCAGTGACGAAGATGTTGCTGTTCCTTTTGAAGAATCGGAATGGTTTAAGTCCTTGGAAACGACTCCGGGCGAGATGATTGTGGCAAATAGGGATTTGCGCAATTGGTCGCAAGTGACTTTGGCGGAGAAACTTGGAATCCAGGTGCAAAACCTGTGTGCTATGGAAAACGGACGCAGGACGGTTTCCCGTAAGATGGCGGTAAAACTTGGTGAAATCTTTGGAACGGATCCTGCGGCATTCTTTGATTTCGGGAAGTAG